Proteins encoded within one genomic window of Aminivibrio sp.:
- a CDS encoding undecaprenyl-diphosphate phosphatase has translation MEALPAVFLGLVQGVTEFLPVSSSGHLALMQQLFGIGKAALSYDLLLHFATMLATLVFFGKDVVLLLSRWCRGFLSAGNRTEEGWAFGWAVIAGTVVTGAIGLSLKPLVERAMTLPWAVGTGLLVTAAVLWYGSSLTTDLCGRPVTPARGLVVGLVQGIAVLPGISRSGSTIVAGMKTGLSAPSAFRFSFLLSLPAIFGATLLEMKDLLEVPDWPSTLPSGWAAGAAAAFFSGLVSLAVLRRLVTRGKWRPFAVYCALIGLLALALSPGR, from the coding sequence ATGGAAGCCCTCCCTGCCGTTTTCCTGGGGCTGGTCCAGGGAGTGACGGAATTTCTCCCAGTGAGCAGCTCCGGGCATCTTGCCCTGATGCAGCAGCTTTTCGGCATCGGGAAGGCGGCTCTCTCCTACGACCTTCTCCTTCACTTCGCCACCATGCTCGCCACCCTGGTCTTCTTCGGGAAGGACGTCGTCCTTCTGCTGAGCCGGTGGTGCCGGGGCTTCCTGTCCGCCGGAAACAGAACGGAGGAGGGATGGGCCTTCGGCTGGGCCGTCATTGCAGGAACGGTGGTCACCGGGGCAATAGGTTTGTCGCTGAAGCCTCTTGTGGAGAGGGCCATGACCCTCCCCTGGGCCGTGGGAACGGGACTCTTGGTTACAGCCGCCGTCCTCTGGTACGGATCGTCCCTCACCACCGACCTCTGCGGCCGGCCCGTGACCCCCGCCCGGGGGCTCGTCGTGGGCCTCGTGCAGGGCATTGCGGTCCTTCCGGGCATTTCCCGGTCAGGGTCCACCATCGTCGCCGGCATGAAGACGGGACTGTCCGCCCCGTCGGCCTTCCGTTTTTCTTTCCTTCTCTCCCTGCCCGCCATTTTCGGGGCAACCCTGCTGGAGATGAAGGATCTCCTCGAGGTTCCGGACTGGCCCTCCACCCTCCCCTCAGGCTGGGCGGCCGGAGCCGCTGCGGCCTTTTTCTCCGGCCTCGTCTCCCTGGCGGTGCTCCGAAGGCTGGTCACCCGGGGAAAATGGCGTCCTTTCGCCGTCTACTGCGCCCTCATAGGCCTCCTGGCCCTGGCGCTCTCACCGGGGAGGTAA
- a CDS encoding nucleoside triphosphate pyrophosphatase, which yields MGRPLELILASGSPRRRELLSSLGWTFSVLVPSVDESLIPGESPEKAVKRLSREKAESVAKECPGRWVVAADTVVALGDRILGKPSSREEALEMLTLLNGRTHSVFTGVTVVSPWGTETAAERTDVVFRELPEDALPVYAESGEGDDKAGAYAIQGIGSLLVDSIRGDYFNVVGLPLCRLSRMLECLGFSLADQWRKTP from the coding sequence ATGGGCCGCCCGCTGGAGCTGATCCTCGCCTCGGGGAGCCCGAGGCGAAGAGAGCTGCTCTCCTCTCTCGGGTGGACCTTCTCCGTGCTGGTCCCCTCCGTGGACGAGTCTCTTATCCCCGGCGAAAGCCCGGAGAAAGCGGTGAAGCGCCTCTCCCGGGAAAAGGCGGAGTCTGTCGCGAAAGAGTGCCCCGGAAGGTGGGTCGTGGCTGCGGACACGGTGGTGGCTCTCGGGGACAGGATCCTGGGAAAACCGTCCAGCAGGGAGGAAGCCCTGGAGATGCTTACCCTGCTGAACGGAAGGACCCATTCGGTCTTCACGGGCGTTACGGTGGTTTCTCCCTGGGGAACGGAAACCGCCGCCGAGAGGACCGATGTGGTCTTCCGGGAGCTTCCCGAAGACGCCCTTCCAGTCTACGCGGAAAGCGGCGAGGGAGACGACAAGGCAGGCGCCTACGCCATCCAGGGAATCGGTTCCCTCCTCGTGGATTCCATCCGGGGGGATTATTTCAACGTGGTGGGCCTGCCCCTGTGCAGGCTCAGCAGAATGCTTGAATGCCTCGGCTTTTCATTGGCCGATCAATGGAGGAAAACGCCATGA